One window of Cervus elaphus chromosome 2, mCerEla1.1, whole genome shotgun sequence genomic DNA carries:
- the LRRC10B gene encoding leucine-rich repeat-containing protein 10B produces MGIAESTPDELPSDAEEQLRNGEQQLELSGRRLRRLPSAVCALSRLQKLYVSGTGLRELPEEIEELRELRILALDFNKLERLPDGLCRLPRLTRLYLGSNRLLALPADFAQLQSLRCLWIEGNFLRRFPRPLLRLVALQSLQMGDNRLRALPAELPRMTGLRGLWLYGNRFEEFPPALLRMGRLHILDLDRNRLGGFPDLHPLRALRVFSYDHNPVTGPPRVADTVFLVGEGAVERMAERDEPTPRPPPRRPARAFEDEEEEDLLIGGGSSRALGAPGDSLRALEAAPGLGT; encoded by the coding sequence ATGGGCATCGCCGAGTCTACGCCGGACGAGCTGCCGTCGGACGCCGAGGAGCAACTGCGCAACGGCGAGCAACAGCTGGAGCTGAGCGGGAGGCGGCTGCGGCGGCTGCCCAGCGCCGTGTGCGCGCTGAGCCGCCTGCAGAAGCTGTACGTGAGCGGCACGGGGCTGCGCGAGCTGCCGGAGGAGATCGAGGAGCTGCGCGAGCTGCGCATCCTGGCGCTTGACTTCAACAAACTCGAGCGCCTGCCCGACGGTCTCTGTCGCCTGCCGCGCCTCACGCGCCTCTACCTGGGCAGCAACCGGCTGCTGGCGCTGCCCGCCGACTTCGCGCAGCTTCAGAGCCTGCGCTGCCTCTGGATCGAGGGCAACTTCCTGCGGCGCTTCCCGCGGCCGTTGTTGCGCCTGGTGGCGCTGCAGTCGCTGCAGATGGGCGACAACCGGTTGCGCGCGCTGCCCGCGGAGCTGCCGCGCATGACGGGCCTGCGCGGCCTCTGGCTCTACGGCAACCGCTTCGAGGAATTCCCGCCCGCGTTGCTGCGCATGGGCCGCCTGCACATCCTCGACCTAGACCGCAACCGCCTGGGCGGCTTTCCAGACCTGCACCCGCTGCGCGCCCTGCGCGTCTTCTCCTACGACCACAACCCGGTCACTGGCCCCCCACGCGTGGCCGACACGGTCTTCCTTGTGGGCGAGGGCGCCGTCGAGCGCATGGCTGAGCGCGACGAGCCCACGCCCCGGCCGCCGCCCCGGCGCCCAGCGCGGGCCTTtgaggatgaggaggaagaagacCTGCTCATAGGGGGCGGTAGCTCCCGGGCTCTCGGGGCCCCCGGGGACAGCCTCCGCGCCCTAGAAGCAGCTCCAGGACTGGGCACCTGA
- the SYT7 gene encoding synaptotagmin-7 isoform X6 has translation MEARRGIPAERARHWGLLVLALGVFLLHCDPFTCFSFLSSPPPAPSFEDSTLSTATTLESIPSSTGEPKCQRPRTLTRQQSLQQPLSQHQRGRQPSQPTTSQSLGQLQAHAASVPGPNPRAHGRGQARQGSSAGSKYRPAGGRSRSNPGSWDHVVGQIRNRGLDMKSFLLPAGGKAVNTAPVPGQTPHDESDRRTEPRSSVSDLVNSLTSEMLMLSPGSEEDEAHEGCSRENLGRIQFSVGYNFQESTLTVKIMKAQELPAKDFSGTSDPFVKIYLLPDKKHKLETKVKRKNLNPHWNETFLFEGFPYEKVVQRVLYLQVLDYDRFSRNDPIGEVSIPLNKVDLTQMQTFWKDLKPCSDGSGSRGELLLSLCYNPSANSIIVNIIKARNLKAMDIGGTSDPYVKVWLMYKDKRVEKKKTVTMKRNLNPIFNESFAFDIPTEKLRETTIIITVMDKDKLSRNDVIGKIYLSWKSGPGEVKHWKDMIARPRQPVAQWHQLKA, from the exons ATGGAGGCCCGGCGAGGTATTCCGGCAGAGCGCGCCCGGCACTGGGGCCTCCTCGTCCTGGCCCTAGGCGTCTTTCTCCTCCACTGTGATCCCTtcacctgcttctcctttctctcctctcctccacccGCCCCAAGTTTCGAGGACTCCACCCTGTCCACGGCCACTACCCTTGAGTCTATCCCCAGCTCCACGGGAGAGCCGAAATGCCAGCGACCCCGCACCCTGACGCGGCAGCAGAGCCTGCAGCAGCCGCTGAGCCAGCACCAGCGGGGCCGGCAGCCCAGCCAGCCCACCACCAGCCAGAGCCTGGGCCAGCTGCAGGCCCACGCGGCCTCGGTGCCCGGCCCCAACCCCCGGGCCCACGGCCGGGGCCAGGCACGGCAGGGCTCCTCGGCCGGCTCCAAGTACCGGCCGGCCGGCGGCCGCAGCCGCTCCAACCCAGGCAGCTGGGACCACGTGGTGGGGCAGATTCGAAACCGAGGCTTGGACATGAAATCCTTCCT gtTGCCTGCAGGAGGGAAGGCGGTGAACACAGCCCCAGTGCCCGGCCAGACGCCCCACGATGAGTCTGACCGCCGGACCGAGCCCCGTTCTTCTGTCTCAGACCTCGTCAATTCCCTCACCAGTGAGATGCTCATG ctctccCCAGGCTCCGAGGAGGACGAGGCCCACGAGGGCTGTAGCCGAGAGAACCTGGGCCGGATCCAGTTCAGCGTCGGCTACAACTTCCAGGAGTCCACGCTCACCGTGAAGATCATGAAGGCCCAGGAGCTGCCGGCCAAGGACTTCAGCGGCACCAGCGACCCCTTCGTCAAGATCTACCTGCTGCCAgacaagaagcacaagctggagacCAAGGTGAAGCGGAAGAACCTGAACCCCCACTGGAACGAGACCTTCCTCTTCGAAG GTTTCCCCTACGAGAAAGTGGTGCAGAGGGTCCTCTACCTCCAGGTCCTGGACTATGACCGCTTCAGCCGCAACGACCCCATCGGGGAGGTGTCCATCCCCCTCAACAAGGTGGACCTGACCCAGATGCAGACCTTCTGGAAGGATCTGAAGCCATGCAGCGATGGGAGT GGGAGCCGAGGCGAGCTGCTCCTGTCTCTCTGCTACAACCCCTCTGCCAACTCCATCATCGTGAACATCATCAAAGCCCGGAACCTCAAAGCCATGGACATCGGGGGCACGTCAG ACCCCTACGTGAAGGTGTGGCTGATGTACAAGGACAAGCGGGTGGAGAAGAAGAAGACGGTGACGATGAAGAGGAACCTTAACCCCATCTTCAACGAGTCCTTTGCCTTTGACATCCCTACGGAGAAGCTGAGGGAGACAACCATCATTATCACCGTCATGGACAAGGACAAGCTCAGCCGCAACGACGTCATTGGCAAG atCTACCTGTCCTGGAAGAGTGGGCCCGGGGAGGTGAAACACTGGAAGGACATGATTGCCCGGCCCCGGCAGCCTGTGGCCCAGTGGCACCAGCTAAAGGCCTGA